The following DNA comes from Occultella kanbiaonis.
CCCGGCGCCGTGGGCGGCGGTGTTGAGGGTGTAGCCCTTGGCGTCGGTGTAGAGGAGGTCGGCGTAGGGCCAGTCCGCTGCGGTGATGGCGGTGGGGTTGTGGGTGGTGACGGGGTGGTCGGGGCCGAACACGGCTGCCCCCCAGGTCGGGGCAGTCTGTTGCTCCCAGACGCCGACACCGGCGGCGCTCATGTCCGGTAGCCCGGTGGTCGCGGTGGTGGGGTTGATGCCGTAGACGAAGGAGGCCTGCGGCAGTGGCGCACCGGTCCCGGTTGCTGGCGCGCGTAGGACTTGGGTGAGGCCGTGGGTGCCCTGGGAGGTGGTGGCGTAGGTGAAGGACCACGGTGCCAGGCCGGGTTCGGTGAAGGTCGCGAGTTGGGGTGCCACGAGCCCGGTCGGGATCGGGTTGTAGGTGTAGCTGGTGGTCAAGGAGGTGCGGGGGTCGGTCGCTGTGGCGAGCCATCCTGCGGGGGTGTAGGCGTAGGTGGCGACCTGGATCGAGTCCATCCCGGCGCCGCCGGTCTTGTCGGGGTTGTAGGCGTCGTAGAAGACCGCGGTCAGGCGGCCGAGGTAGTCACCGGGGGTCCCGGCGGTCGCGGTGGTCGCGGTGGCGTAGACCAGGCGCAGTGCCCGGCAGCCCGGGTTCAGGGTGCCGTTGGCGGGGCAGGTCACCCCGTCGGGGGTCGGGGCAAGGATCCGGGTGATCCGCCCGGTGGCGTCGCGGGTGAACACGGTCGTGCCCACCGCGCCGGCTTGGGCGACCGAGACGGGGAGCCAGGTGATCGCCGCGGACGCGGTGTAGGTCTGGGGTGTCCAGGTGGTGACGGTGCCGTCTTCCTCGGTCAGGACCAGCTGGGCGCTCGCTCCGGTGCCGGTGCGCTCCAGGCGTGCCCCGAGGGCTTGGGTGTCCTCGTCAACAGCCGTGTAGGTGCCGGGTTTGTGCCAGGTGTTCGTGCCGCCGGGTTGGCGCCACACGAACGCGGCCCCGTCACCATCGATGAGCGCGAGGGTCCCGTCGATCCCGGTGCTGTCGGCGACTTCGTATCCGGCGCCGCCCCAGTCTGATCCGTCGAGGTTGGCGACCCAGCCGGGTCCGAAGACGCTGTTGGCGGTGTTCGCGGGCCCGGCGTAGGTGGCGTAGGTGCGTGAGATCGACAGGGTGTCGGCCGGGGTGGTGATCGAGACGTCGGTCGCGGTGGTGGTGAACTCCCCAGTCCAGAGGGCGACGCGGCCCGGGCCGGCTTCGGCCTCGGGGAAGGAGTCGCCGAAGGCGTGCGGGACCCGCAGCACGGACACGTGGGAGGCGTGCCCGTCGGTGTTCGTGGTCCAAGTGCACCTCGTCACCGAGGTCGCGGAGTAGGCGAAGCAGACCTGGACGTCGATCAACGCCGGAGTCCGGGCCGATCCCATCGTCGTCGCGGCCGCGGCGGCGGAGAACAGGGTGTTCACATTGACCGCGGTCCCGGCGCCGACGGCGGGCAGGGTGGTGGCCGCTGTCCATCCGGAGGTGGACCCGACTGCGGGGTTCCACCCGGCCGCGTTCGCTGTCCCGGCGGGGCGCCAGTAGATCGTGGGTGTGACTGTTCCAGACCCTGCGGAGGGGGCACCGGCGGTGATACGGAAGGTGTCGGTGGACTTCGCCCCGCTGGTGGGGGAGGTCATCGCCGCGGCGCCGGTGCCGAACGTGAACATTGTCGAGGTGGCCGAGATGTTGCCGGCCCGGTCGATCGCCCGGACCACGAGGGTGTGTGCGCCGGGTGCGACCCACGACAGGGTCGCGGTCCTGGTGGACCCGGTGCCCGTAGCCGCGACCGAGGTCCAGGCTGTTCCGTCGCGGGAGTACTCGAACCTCACCGTGTCGGTCGAGGTCGTGGTGAAGGTGAACGTGTTCGACGCCGGGGTGGTCTCGACCCAGGCCCCGCTGGTCAGGTTGTTCGCACCGATCGTGGGCGTGGCCGGTTTCGCGGTGTCGACCACGAATGTCCACGAGGAGTCGCTGGCCCGGGTCAACGCCCCGTCATGGGCCCGCACGACCACGGTGTAGGTCTGCCCGTTCGTCAACGCCGGTGTCGCAGTGGTCGGGACGAAGTTCGAGTAGCCACCCGATGCCACGTACGGCCCGGCCAGCTGGTTCCACACCGTCGTGGACCCGGTGGTCACGGTGTACAGGGCGCGGACCTGCCCACCATCGGGGTCGGAGACCACCGACCGCAGCGTCGGGCGGGCCGTGTTCACGTACAGCACCCGGTTCGGATCGGTGGCGCTCGGGTAGTAGGTGGACTGTCCGCCGGCGTGGGAACGACCGGTCGGGACGTGCGGGTAGGAGTTGTATGTCACCGACAACACCGGCACGTTCGACCCGTTATCGGCGGAGTAGAACCGCTTCCACCCACTGTTGGAAGTCTCGGACACGGCCCGCAGCCCGATCGTGGTGACCCCGGTGGAGTGCTCGGCCGCATACACCATCGCACCGGTGAGGGTGATCGCGGTGCGGGCTGCCGGGCACGACGAGGAGAACCCGGCCGTTGCCGTCGAGGTCCCATGCCGGGCCAACCACGTCGGCTGCGCCGTCCACCGCGTCGCCGTGGACACACCCCCGGTCAACCACGCCTCCCACCCGGTCGCGGTGCAGGAGTTGGAGTGGAAGGAATACATCGACAACGACGCGGCCGAGACCACCCGCCCGGCTAGGGAGGCGGTGTTGAAGTTCAGGAATGACCGGGCCACGTGGGCACCGGAGTCGTAGGTCCCGACCCGGACCTCGGTCGCTCCCGAGTAGTCGCTGGTGTTCCCGGTCTGCACATAGGTGTCGAACCCGACACTCAACGAGATCGAGGGGTCCACGACCACTGGGAACTGCGTGGCCGGGTCGCCCAGGAAGTCCTCGTCGGGGGCCAGGGTCACCGTGGCGCTCTGACCGTCGACCTCGGCCGTGCGGGCGACCTCGACTGCCGCCGACAGCGGATCAGCATCTAGCGCGTCCGTCACTGGGGTCCGCGTGCCGCCTTGGTCAGCTGGCTCGTCGGCGGTGTCCTCGGTTCCGAAGGTGGCCCAGTCGCTGACCGTCTCCGGGAACACCCCGCCGGGCTCCTCCGCCGGGCGCTCCACGGCGAGGGGGAAGTCCATGGCGGCGTCGGAGGTCGCGTCCCACATCAACGGCACCCCGGATGTGGCCACGACCGACTCATCGGCACCTGTGAGCAGCAGTTCTCCGCTGGCGGTGGTCTCGATGGTGCCGCCGTCGCTCGTTCCCACACCCATGTCGACTTGCGCCAAAGCAGCGCCGGCGTCGGCGTTGGCGAGGACGAAGAACTCCTCGAACCCGGTGTTCGTGGCCTCGACCACCAGGTCCACGCCCTCGAGCACGTCGGCGTACACCGCACGGCGGCCCTGCAGCACCGGCACCGGCAGTTCCCCACCGCCCCAACCGGTCGTCATGACCTGACCCGAGACCGGGTCCGTCAACGACGCCAACACCACACCCTCGCCACCGGCGCCTTCGCCGGCCGCGGGAACCGGGGCGGCCGGTCCACCGGCCAACACCAACCCGGCGAGTTGGGCCCGCGGACGCACCAGCCCGTCCTCGCCGACCACCAGGGTCAGGTCGACCCGAGCCCAGTCCTCGACCGCGCTCCCATCACCACCGGTGGGCTGTGGCACCCACACCGGGCCCGCCCCGACCCCCACATGCCATTGTCCGTTCGGCAGCGCCCACGTCGACGAATCGATCGTCCGCGCGGCCAGGTCCTCGATCGGGCGGCCCTGCGCCTGCGCGGTCACCATCGCCGTGATCGCATCCGGCGCCGACGGCGGACCATCAGCAACCGGCCCACGATCACGGGGTAGGCCCTCCCGAACCACCGGCCCGGACGGCTCGGCCGCCGCCGGCATCCCCTCGCCGACAAGCACGACCGACGCGACCAGCGCCACCGCGACCGTGAACCGAGTCCACCGATCCGGCGAACCGAACCACGACCACACGCCCCGACCCGATCCAGACGGCACAAAGGAGACGTTCTCGTCCACGAGCAACCACCGAAGACTCAGGGACCCACCTGCGTGGATCCGACCAACCAGCTGCCGAACCCTCCCCAATGGGAGCCCGACCCCAGCTCGCCGGCCACAAGAGCCATTGATGGTGCACGAAACATACAGACCCACGCCGGGTACCTGTCAGCCGAACAACGGTCACAGATTGATAACGAAAAGATCTGCGTCGCGCTCATCGCCAGGGTGCTCGGCGACGTGGCATCCTCGATGTCTCGAGCACAAATTGAGGCGCAACGTCATACGCCTTCGCCAGGGTGACGTCTGTCGACTCGCTGAACTGGGCCGCTTGTCTAGGGGCGGGGGATGAGTTGGGCGGGGATGAGTTACGGCTGGCGCGATCTCGGTGATGGTCCTCGAACGGAACGGTGTGACGGGTGCGGTTTCGATGCGCGCCGCTCGCCACCCGATCGTGAGCTGGACAAGGTCCTCGTCCTGCCAAACGCTGAGACCGTGCCACCGAACGCCCGAGCCCCGAGATCTGGTCGGCGCTCGAGTTCCGCACCCACTGCGTGGACACGGTCGGCGAGACCATTGTGGTGACACGAGAAGGCCGCGCAGAACCACAGGCGCGGGCTCGCGACGCCGAGGATGCGGCGGCACAACTGCGTGGGCTCCTCCGGGAGGCCGCCGACGGGGACGCCTACCGCGAGATCGAATTGGTCGGGCCCGGTCCAGTGACGCCCGCCTGGCTGCTCGCGCATCTTCGGCACGACCTCGAACACCATCTCCTGGACATGGGGCGTGGACACGCGCGGCTCGATTCGAAGGAGCCCAGGGTGCGAGAGTCCAGCGATAGCGGGCCTGACGACGTGGCGTAGGGAGTGCGGGAGTCGCCTGGACAGCGACGTTGACTACCTCATCGCCGGCTGCCCATGCGGTCTGTTGGTGATGGAGAACATCGATAGCGGTGAAGTTCGATAGCAGGCAGACCGCTGGAAGGACTTCATCAACCTGCAGCGAAGGTGCGAGGGGTCTGTGCATTGGCACAGGTGGTCAGACGGAGTTCCCAAGGGTGGCCGTTCCACATATTCTGTGGGTCTGGTGCACGTAGATGGCAAGTTCCACGAGCCGGCCGAGACCGTCAGCATGTGCGATTCTCGGCGCGACGCGCAGGGCGCGGCACGCCGAGCGCGACCGGCACGCCGGACCGCCTACCCATACTGTCGCCGGCTCGACCTAGAATCGTTCCCGGTAGCAGGAACCTCTTGCAACCCGAAGCGGGCCGAGTGGCGAGTGGTAGCACACTCGATCATCTCGACCCGCTTGGACAACACAACCCCAAGCGAGATCAGTCGCGCTTGTGAGGTGTCGGTTCAGTTCTTGGGAGAACTTCGTATCGACATCATTGCACGGCCTGGTGGCCTTGGCCCACGGACGTGCCGCAAAAAGTGACTGCTCTCACAGCCCCTCAGGAGGCACAGTGAATAGCACTCCGCGAATCCGCGTAGGCGAGTACATCGGCTACATCGCCACGCCGGACTCCAAACTGCGGGACCGGGCACGCTTGCTCCGCGATATCAGACCCTACAACCCTGGCTCAGACCACTGGTTCCGAGTTCGAACTGCAGTAGGCAAGGACCGTCGAACGACGCGCGACGGTCAGGCCGTGCATGCTGCAGCACTCAACGCGCCCAGCCGACGCGAGGCCAACTTCCGACGGGTCGCCGAGACCTGGGACACCATCGTCAAGCGGTGGCGCCGTCACGAGCTCGTAGCAGTCGATCCGGTCACCATCAACATCGGTGGTACCGATGTCGCTGTCCGGCCGACATTCGCCGAACAAGATTCCTCGGGTAACCGGGAAGTCGTGATCGTTCGGTTCTCAGTCACCGCCCCGCTCGATGTCGACAAGGCGAACAAGATCCTCAGGCTCGCGCAACGGGCGTACCCGGGCGACACGATCGTGCTGGCGGATCTGCCGAGTGGGGATAAGGCCTACACCGCCGGGCCAGCTCGTGACCTCTCGCGATACGACGAGGCGCTGGAACGCGACGGCTTGCACATCGCCAGCATCCTCGCCACTGCTGACGGCGCAGCCTAGGGCGAAGAACCCGCCCTCGCCGGCCAGATGTCGAGCGAGGGCGGGCGACTCGCGTTCCGCGGCGTAGCGGCCGCCGAGGTACCTGGCGGACGTGTGTGAGCCGGATCGGTGTACCTCGGCCATGGTCACTGAACCTGGCGACGGACGCCCGGGGATTGCTGCTTTGCGGGGTCGGTCGGTGAGTCCTCAATCGTGTTGGCGGTCTGCTCGGCGAGGCCGCCGGGGATCTCGCTTCGAGACTGGCGACGGCCTGTTCTCCGGGGTCCTGGTTTCGATTGCGTCCTTGGTGAGGAGGGTGCGCCGGTTTGGCGGGTCGGCGTGGAGCAGGACGGCGGATGGCTCGAGTGTGGACGACCCGGACAGGTAGCGCGGACGCCGGGTCGTCGCGGGCCCTAGTCAGGTTGGCGACCGAAGCGAACGCCCTGCGGCCCGGAGTGTTGGCTCGTGGCTGAGCCAACCTAGGTTCGGGTGGCGTCTTTGCTCGAAGGGGGAGGAGGTCGTCTCGTACCAAGTTCGTGGCCGGTCGGGGTTGGCGAGCGGCCCGATCTGAAGCCGACGGTGCATCTGGCCCCTGGCGGTGGTCACGTTCGCTGGATTGCGGTTGCCCAAACCCAGACCACTCCGTTGCGTCCATGTTCGTC
Coding sequences within:
- a CDS encoding RHS repeat-associated core domain-containing protein, whose protein sequence is MDENVSFVPSGSGRGVWSWFGSPDRWTRFTVAVALVASVVLVGEGMPAAAEPSGPVVREGLPRDRGPVADGPPSAPDAITAMVTAQAQGRPIEDLAARTIDSSTWALPNGQWHVGVGAGPVWVPQPTGGDGSAVEDWARVDLTLVVGEDGLVRPRAQLAGLVLAGGPAAPVPAAGEGAGGEGVVLASLTDPVSGQVMTTGWGGGELPVPVLQGRRAVYADVLEGVDLVVEATNTGFEEFFVLANADAGAALAQVDMGVGTSDGGTIETTASGELLLTGADESVVATSGVPLMWDATSDAAMDFPLAVERPAEEPGGVFPETVSDWATFGTEDTADEPADQGGTRTPVTDALDADPLSAAVEVARTAEVDGQSATVTLAPDEDFLGDPATQFPVVVDPSISLSVGFDTYVQTGNTSDYSGATEVRVGTYDSGAHVARSFLNFNTASLAGRVVSAASLSMYSFHSNSCTATGWEAWLTGGVSTATRWTAQPTWLARHGTSTATAGFSSSCPAARTAITLTGAMVYAAEHSTGVTTIGLRAVSETSNSGWKRFYSADNGSNVPVLSVTYNSYPHVPTGRSHAGGQSTYYPSATDPNRVLYVNTARPTLRSVVSDPDGGQVRALYTVTTGSTTVWNQLAGPYVASGGYSNFVPTTATPALTNGQTYTVVVRAHDGALTRASDSSWTFVVDTAKPATPTIGANNLTSGAWVETTPASNTFTFTTTSTDTVRFEYSRDGTAWTSVAATGTGSTRTATLSWVAPGAHTLVVRAIDRAGNISATSTMFTFGTGAAAMTSPTSGAKSTDTFRITAGAPSAGSGTVTPTIYWRPAGTANAAGWNPAVGSTSGWTAATTLPAVGAGTAVNVNTLFSAAAAATTMGSARTPALIDVQVCFAYSATSVTRCTWTTNTDGHASHVSVLRVPHAFGDSFPEAEAGPGRVALWTGEFTTTATDVSITTPADTLSISRTYATYAGPANTANSVFGPGWVANLDGSDWGGAGYEVADSTGIDGTLALIDGDGAAFVWRQPGGTNTWHKPGTYTAVDEDTQALGARLERTGTGASAQLVLTEEDGTVTTWTPQTYTASAAITWLPVSVAQAGAVGTTVFTRDATGRITRILAPTPDGVTCPANGTLNPGCRALRLVYATATTATAGTPGDYLGRLTAVFYDAYNPDKTGGAGMDSIQVATYAYTPAGWLATATDPRTSLTTSYTYNPIPTGLVAPQLATFTEPGLAPWSFTYATTSQGTHGLTQVLRAPATGTGAPLPQASFVYGINPTTATTGLPDMSAAGVGVWEQQTAPTWGAAVFGPDHPVTTHNPTAITAADWPYADLLYTDAKGYTLNTAAHGAGNWQLTATDYDTGGRVIRTLDQRAIDQIRTLVGAGQTVDVNSYATITRYNPEITATSAITHNSGTIAVGTVLTPAGTLVTDTWAPAAPAGTDGALVRVHTHTDYDQGAPNQGVNPTTGVPYRLPTTVTTTSAAPDTGSSSPETPVATGEPVLSESLTGYDPIDGTSTTGTTSGWTLAMATTTTTVMGSGQPDIVARTAYDSAGHAIQVRQPASTGTDAGTTLTVYYTTAANSTDPGCGNQPAYAGLLCLIRTAETTPTIATVHTTSYNLYGQPRTITETLGATTRTTTTTTDTAGRTLTAQIATTGLTGSTPLPITKTEYSPTTGLATATVSLNGVTETGRISTGYDNWGRTVTYTDTDNATSTTTYNPAGQIATATDPTGTLTYTYDGTDAHGNTEHRGLPTAMVVTNTGGNLAFGAGYDAGGELTLQTLPGNIHQVHTFDRAGQLTELTYTGNGPTERFNWFNFTQTHDADGDIIGDTAAGRTRTFSNDRADRLTTVEDTINDGTAETCTTRTYSFDPNGNRTTANTTTAAPDAPCTTTEATSRAWTHDSADRVQTGANTTGTYTYDNLGRQTTIPGIDTPAGTAAGDLTIGYYDGDLVRTTTQNGTITTYTLDPAGRRSTAIAGNGTNQTNVQRHYTDTSDNPAWATLTFLTNTRTTRYIPAIGGGLSLEITDNTPTLAIADPLGTIHTTITIPTTGDATTPATGWTRTDEYGNNRDTAYMTTGAIAYQWHGAQERALDSTGLTLMGVRLYNAVTGLFTSRDPIAGGNTTTYTYPHDPVNSSDLDGKINWRAVGNWVYQNRVDIALTALAFVPGLGAVAWAIRIARVVRAARAAYYLNRTNAVIRASRPTAAIAGRIWSRTLRSVPSTYRNARVYGSTAARNYRTAHWSNSQRRWQSNFAYQNRGNHRYSNLHVQHRSRWW